A single region of the Equus przewalskii isolate Varuska chromosome 26, EquPr2, whole genome shotgun sequence genome encodes:
- the PTPA gene encoding serine/threonine-protein phosphatase 2A activator — protein sequence MAEGERQAPPDSSEDAPAATQNFIIPKKEIHTVPDMGKWKRSQAYADYIGFILTLNEGVKGKKLTFEYTVSEAIEKLVALLNTLDRWIDETPPVDQPSRFGNKAYRTWYAKLDQEAESLVATVVPTHLAAAVPEVAVYLKESVGNSTRIDYGTGHEAAFAAFLCCLCKIGVLRVDDQIAIVFKVFNRYLEVMRKLQKTYRMEPAGSQGVWGLDDFQFLPFIWGSSQLIDHPYLEPRHFVDEKAVNENHKDYMFLECILFITEMKTGPFAEHSNQLWNISAVPSWSKVNQGLIRMYKAECLEKFPVIQHFKFGSLLPIHPVTSS from the exons aTTCTTCGGAGGATGCCCCTGCAGCCACTCAGAACTTCATCATTCCAAAGAAGGAGATCCACACGGTTCCTGACATGGGCAAGTGGAAGCGTTCTCAG GCGTACGCTGACTACATCGGATTCATCCTCACCCTCAACGAAGGCGTGAAGGGGAAGAAGCTGACCTTCGAGTACACAGTCTCTGAG GCCATTGAGAAACTGGTTGCTCTTCTCAACACGTTGGACAGGTGGATTGATGAGACCCCTCCGGTGGACCAGCCCTCTCGGTTTGGGAACAAGGCCTATAGGACCTGGTATGCCAAACTCGACCAG GAAGCAGAAAGCTTGGTGGCCACGGTGGTCCCCACCCATCTGGCGGCTGCTGTGCCTGAGGTGGCTGTTTACCTAAAGGAGTCGGTGGGGAACTCCACGCGCATCGACTACGGCACAG GACACGAAGCTGCCTTTGCTGCCTTCCTCTGCTGTCTCTGCAAGATCGGGGTGCTCCGGGTGGACGACCAGATAGCCATCGTCTTCAAGGTGTTCAATCG GTACCTTGAGGTTATGCGGAAACTCCAGAAAACATACAGGATGGAGCCAGCCGGCAGCCAGGGCGTGTGGGGCCTGGATGACTTCCAGTTTCTGCCCTTTATCTGGGGCAGTTCGCAGCTGATAG ACCACCCGTATCTGGAGCCCAGGCACTTCGTCGACGAGAAGGCTGTGAATGAGAACCACAAGGACTACATGTTCCTGGAGTGTATCCTGTTCATCACTGAG ATGAAGACGGGCCCCTTTGCAGAGCACTCCAACCAGCTGTGGAACATCAGCGCGGTCCCCTCGTGGTCCAAGGTGAACCAGGGCCTCATCCGCATGTACAAGGCCGAG TGCCTGGAGAAGTTCCCTGTGATCCAGCACTTCAAGTTCGGGAGCCTGCTGCCTATCCACCCTGTCACGTCGAGCTAG